One part of the Sulfolobus tengchongensis genome encodes these proteins:
- the tuf gene encoding translation elongation factor EF-1 subunit alpha, which translates to MSQKPHLNLIVIGHIDHGKSTLVGRLLMDRGFIDEKTVKEAEEAAKKLGKESEKFAFLLDRLKEERERGVTINLTFMRFETKKYFFTIIDAPGHRDFVKNMITGASQADAAILVVSAKKGEYEAGMSAEGQTREHIILAKTMGLDQIIVAINKMDLTEPPYDEKRYKEIVEQVGKFMRSYGFNMNKVKFVPVVAPTGENVTHKSENMKWYNGPTLEEYLDQLELPPKPVDKPLRIPIQDVYSISGVGTVPVGRIESGVLKVGDKIVFMPAGKVGEVRSIETHHTKLEKAEPGDNIGFNVRGVEKKDIKRGDVAGHPNNPPTVADEFTARIIVVWHPTALANGYTPVIHVHTASVACRISELVARLDPRTGQEAEKNPQFLKQGDVAIVKFKPIKPLCVEKYNEFPPLGRFAMRDMGKTVGVGVITDVKPAKVEIK; encoded by the coding sequence ATGTCTCAGAAGCCTCACCTTAACCTAATAGTAATAGGGCATATCGATCACGGTAAGAGTACATTAGTCGGAAGGCTATTAATGGATAGAGGTTTTATTGATGAGAAGACAGTAAAGGAAGCAGAAGAAGCAGCTAAAAAACTAGGTAAAGAAAGCGAGAAATTCGCATTCCTACTAGACAGATTAAAGGAAGAAAGAGAAAGAGGCGTAACAATAAATCTAACTTTCATGAGATTCGAAACGAAGAAGTACTTCTTTACGATAATTGACGCCCCTGGTCATAGAGACTTCGTAAAGAACATGATAACCGGTGCTAGTCAAGCAGATGCAGCTATTCTAGTAGTTTCTGCAAAGAAGGGTGAATATGAGGCCGGAATGAGTGCGGAAGGACAAACCAGAGAACATATAATTTTAGCTAAGACGATGGGATTAGATCAGATAATAGTTGCAATCAATAAGATGGATCTCACAGAGCCTCCTTATGATGAGAAACGTTACAAGGAAATCGTAGAGCAAGTAGGTAAATTTATGAGGAGTTATGGATTTAATATGAATAAAGTCAAATTTGTGCCAGTGGTCGCACCCACGGGTGAAAATGTTACTCATAAATCCGAGAATATGAAGTGGTATAATGGCCCAACCTTAGAGGAGTATTTAGATCAATTAGAACTACCACCAAAACCAGTAGACAAGCCATTGAGGATACCAATTCAAGATGTATATTCAATATCAGGTGTAGGTACAGTTCCTGTAGGTAGAATAGAGAGTGGAGTATTGAAAGTTGGTGATAAAATAGTATTCATGCCAGCAGGAAAGGTAGGAGAAGTGAGATCTATTGAAACTCACCACACTAAGTTAGAAAAAGCAGAGCCTGGAGATAATATAGGATTTAACGTTAGAGGTGTAGAAAAGAAAGATATAAAGAGAGGAGATGTAGCAGGTCATCCAAACAATCCACCCACAGTAGCTGATGAGTTCACTGCAAGAATAATAGTAGTTTGGCATCCCACAGCATTAGCAAACGGTTATACACCAGTAATTCACGTCCACACAGCTAGTGTAGCATGTAGAATTTCAGAATTAGTAGCGAGATTGGACCCAAGAACTGGACAAGAAGCTGAGAAGAATCCTCAGTTCTTAAAGCAGGGTGATGTAGCAATAGTTAAATTTAAGCCAATCAAACCATTATGCGTGGAGAAGTATAACGAATTCCCACCATTAGGCAGATTCGCAATGAGAGATATGGGTAAGACTGTAGGTGTCGGCGTGATTACAGACGTGAAGCCAGCTAAAGTAGAAATAAAGTGA
- the rpoA2 gene encoding DNA-directed RNA polymerase subunit A'' — protein MIEEKDKEYLEEKVKQASTILPRRIIDDLRNAILNREVLITREEIDKIFDLAIKEYSEGLIEPGEAIGIVAAQSIGEPGTQMTLRTFHFAGIRELNVTLGLPRLIEIVDAKKVPSTPMMTIYLTDEYKKEKEKALEVARKLEYTKIENVVASTSIDIASMSIILQLDNDMLKDKGVTVDDVKKAISRLKLGDFSIEEGENNTLTINFANVDSIAALFKLRDKILNTKIKGIKGIKRAIVQRKGDEYIIITDGSNLAGVLGVKGIDAAKIETNNIREIEDVFGIEAAREIIIREISKVLSEQGLDVDIRHILLVADVMTRTGVVRQIGRHGVTGEKSSVLARAAFEVTVKHLLDAAARGDVEEFKGVVENIIIGHPIKLGTGMVELRMRPILR, from the coding sequence ATGATAGAAGAAAAAGATAAAGAATATTTAGAAGAAAAAGTTAAACAAGCTTCTACGATTTTACCTCGAAGAATCATAGATGATTTAAGGAATGCAATATTAAATAGAGAAGTATTAATAACTAGAGAAGAAATTGATAAGATTTTTGATTTAGCTATTAAGGAGTATAGTGAGGGGTTAATAGAACCAGGAGAGGCTATTGGAATCGTCGCAGCTCAATCCATAGGTGAGCCGGGTACGCAAATGACATTAAGGACCTTCCATTTTGCAGGGATAAGGGAGTTAAACGTCACCTTAGGTCTTCCGAGGCTTATAGAAATTGTTGATGCAAAGAAGGTACCATCTACACCAATGATGACAATTTACCTAACTGATGAATATAAAAAAGAAAAGGAAAAGGCTTTAGAGGTTGCTAGAAAATTAGAATATACAAAAATAGAAAATGTAGTGGCATCTACTAGTATTGATATTGCTTCTATGTCCATTATTCTTCAGCTAGACAATGACATGTTGAAGGATAAGGGTGTTACTGTGGATGATGTTAAAAAGGCTATAAGCAGGCTGAAATTAGGTGATTTTTCCATAGAGGAAGGAGAAAATAATACTTTAACGATAAATTTTGCAAACGTAGATAGTATAGCGGCGTTATTTAAGTTAAGAGATAAAATACTAAATACTAAAATAAAGGGAATAAAGGGAATAAAACGGGCTATAGTTCAAAGGAAAGGAGACGAATATATAATTATTACTGATGGCTCAAATTTGGCTGGTGTTCTTGGCGTAAAAGGTATAGATGCAGCCAAAATAGAGACTAATAACATACGTGAGATTGAAGACGTCTTTGGTATAGAGGCTGCAAGAGAAATAATAATAAGAGAGATTAGTAAAGTGCTATCTGAACAAGGCCTAGATGTTGATATTAGACATATACTGTTGGTTGCGGATGTAATGACTAGAACGGGTGTTGTTAGGCAAATAGGAAGGCATGGTGTAACCGGAGAGAAGAGTAGTGTATTGGCTAGGGCAGCATTCGAGGTTACTGTAAAGCACCTTTTGGATGCAGCAGCTAGAGGCGACGTGGAAGAATTTAAAGGTGTAGTAGAAAACATTATAATTGGCCATCCAATTAAACTAGGTACTGGAATGGTTGAATTAAGAATGAGGCCGATATTAAGGTGA
- a CDS encoding 30S ribosomal protein S7 yields the protein MSLENLQLDIKVFGKWDTKVEVRDPSLKKYISLMPVYLPHTGGRHEHRRFGKAKVPIVERLVNQIMRPGRNKGKKHLAYNIVKLAFDIIYLKTNQNPIQVLVRAIENSAPREEVTRIMYGGIVYYVAVDVSPQRRIDLALRHIALGAKDSSFNNPKPIEEALAEEIIAAANNDPKSFAIKRKEEIERIALSSR from the coding sequence ATGTCATTGGAGAACTTGCAGTTAGATATTAAAGTGTTTGGCAAGTGGGATACAAAGGTTGAGGTAAGAGATCCCAGTTTAAAGAAATATATTTCTCTTATGCCAGTTTATTTACCACATACTGGAGGTAGGCATGAACACAGAAGATTCGGAAAAGCCAAAGTGCCAATAGTGGAAAGATTAGTAAATCAAATAATGAGGCCTGGTAGAAACAAAGGAAAGAAACATTTAGCGTATAATATTGTAAAATTGGCATTTGACATAATTTATCTAAAAACTAACCAAAATCCAATACAAGTGTTAGTTAGAGCCATAGAGAATAGTGCACCTAGAGAAGAAGTAACAAGAATAATGTACGGTGGTATTGTATACTACGTGGCAGTTGACGTTTCACCACAGAGAAGGATAGATTTAGCGCTGAGGCATATCGCTCTTGGTGCTAAGGATTCGTCATTTAATAATCCGAAGCCTATAGAAGAGGCATTAGCTGAAGAGATAATTGCGGCTGCAAATAATGATCCAAAAAGCTTTGCAATAAAAAGAAAAGAAGAGATAGAAAGAATAGCGTTAAGTTCAAGGTAA
- a CDS encoding bifunctional nuclease family protein has translation MNLQPIKDEDFIKVNSVDAFFMPLHGIPTIVCYLEDGRQFYLFSVPAEIVIAINKTKGNKEEEFGDKRENIYDIISFIPEIVDDFSKHIEKVIIDDMIRDTGVYVATVEFKFDGVVIQKRMIPSHAIFLAIITNKPIFVKKGLVDEQEKEGRENQQKF, from the coding sequence ATGAACCTCCAACCCATTAAGGATGAGGATTTCATAAAAGTCAATTCCGTTGACGCGTTCTTCATGCCACTTCACGGTATCCCTACTATAGTCTGCTATTTAGAAGACGGGAGACAATTCTACTTATTTAGCGTTCCTGCAGAAATTGTAATAGCGATAAATAAAACGAAAGGTAACAAAGAAGAAGAATTCGGTGATAAGAGAGAAAATATATACGATATCATTTCATTTATACCAGAAATTGTAGATGATTTCTCAAAACATATAGAAAAAGTTATCATAGATGATATGATAAGAGATACTGGAGTATATGTTGCAACTGTAGAGTTCAAATTCGATGGGGTTGTAATTCAGAAGAGAATGATACCGAGTCACGCAATATTTCTTGCAATAATTACGAATAAACCAATTTTTGTAAAAAAGGGCCTTGTTGATGAGCAAGAAAAAGAAGGTAGAGAAAACCAGCAAAAATTCTAA
- a CDS encoding 30S ribosomal protein S12: MVKSKSPKGIYAARKLRLKRLKFRRSQRKYKTKILKLKEKYDPLEGAPMARGIVLEKVGIESRQPNSAVRKCVRVQLVKNGRVVTAFVPGDGGVNFIDEHDEVIITGIGGTLGRSMGDLPGVRYKVIMVNGVSLDALYKGKKQKPVR; the protein is encoded by the coding sequence ATGGTCAAAAGTAAATCACCAAAGGGAATATACGCAGCTAGGAAATTAAGATTAAAGAGATTAAAGTTTAGAAGAAGTCAAAGGAAATATAAGACAAAGATCCTAAAGTTGAAGGAGAAATATGATCCATTAGAAGGCGCACCAATGGCTAGAGGTATAGTGTTAGAAAAAGTTGGTATAGAGTCTAGACAACCCAATTCAGCAGTTAGAAAATGTGTAAGAGTGCAATTAGTCAAAAATGGTAGAGTTGTTACAGCTTTTGTTCCAGGTGACGGTGGTGTTAACTTCATTGATGAACATGACGAGGTAATAATTACGGGTATAGGTGGTACGTTAGGTAGGTCAATGGGAGACTTACCTGGAGTAAGATATAAGGTTATAATGGTAAATGGCGTATCATTAGATGCATTATACAAAGGGAAAAAACAGAAGCCAGTTAGGTAA
- a CDS encoding 50S ribosomal protein L30e: MAEQQVSFEGELKTLLKTGKVIFGARKAIKYVKLGKVKMVIIASTLRGDLKEDITYYAKLSNIPIYEYKGSGWDLGTLCGKPFMISTISVLDEGDSKILDIIKER, translated from the coding sequence ATGGCAGAACAACAAGTGTCATTTGAAGGTGAGTTAAAGACACTTTTAAAAACTGGTAAGGTTATCTTTGGAGCAAGAAAAGCTATAAAATACGTAAAATTAGGTAAGGTTAAAATGGTAATAATAGCATCAACGTTAAGAGGAGATCTTAAAGAAGATATAACATACTACGCAAAGCTCTCTAATATACCTATTTATGAGTACAAAGGTAGTGGATGGGATCTCGGTACGTTGTGTGGAAAACCATTTATGATTTCCACAATAAGTGTTTTGGATGAGGGAGACTCCAAAATTTTAGATATTATAAAGGAGAGGTGA
- the rpoA1 gene encoding DNA-directed RNA polymerase subunit A': MSEKIIKGIRFGVLSPDEIRKMSVTAIITPDVYDEDGTPIEGSVMDPRLGVIEPGQKCPTCGNTLGSCPGHFGHIELVRPVIHVGFVKHVYEFLRATCRRCGRVKISQEEIEKYSRIYNAIKKRWPSAARRLTEYVKKTAMKAQICPHCGEKQFKIKLEKPYNFYEERKEGVVKLTPSDIRERLEKVPDSDVEILGYDPTTSRPEWMILTVLPVPPITIRPSIMIESGIRAEDDLTHKLVDIVRINERLKESIDAGAPQLIIEDLWDLLQYHVATYFDNEIPGLPPSKHRSGRPLRTLAQRLKGKEGRFRGNLSGKRVDFSSRTVISPDPNISIDEVGVPEIVARTLTVPERATIWNIEKLRQFVINGPDKWPGANYVIRPDGRRIDLRYVKDRKELASTLAPGYIVERHLVDGDVVLFNRQPSLHRISMMAHRVRVLKGLTFRLNLLVCPPYNADFDGDEMNLHVPQSEEAIAEAKEIMLVHKNIITPRYGGPIIGAAQDYISGAYLLTVKTTLLTKEEAQEILGVVDAKIDLGEPAILAPKEYYTGKQIVSAFLPKDFNFHGQANVSSGPRLCKNEDCPHDSFIVIKNGILLEGVFDKKAIGNQQPESILHWLIKEYSNEYGKWIMDNLFRVFIRFIELQGFTMRLEDVTLSDEVKKEIYNEIDKAKIEVNNLIQKYKNGELEPIPGRTIEESLENYILDTLDKLRSTAGDIASKYLDPFNFAYIMARTGARGSVLNITQMAAMLGQQSVRGERIKRGYMTRTLPHFKPYDISPEARGFIYSSFRSGLKPVELFFHAAGGREGLVDTAVRTSQSGYMQRRLINALSDLRAEYDGTVRSLYGEIIQVAYGDDGVFPMYSAHGKTVDVNRILERVIGWKT; the protein is encoded by the coding sequence ATGAGTGAAAAAATAATAAAGGGAATAAGATTTGGTGTGCTTTCTCCAGACGAGATAAGAAAGATGTCTGTAACTGCGATAATAACGCCAGATGTGTATGATGAAGACGGGACGCCAATAGAAGGTAGTGTAATGGATCCAAGACTAGGTGTTATAGAACCAGGACAAAAATGTCCTACTTGTGGTAACACATTAGGCAGTTGCCCAGGTCATTTTGGTCACATTGAATTAGTAAGGCCTGTTATTCATGTAGGTTTTGTAAAACATGTATATGAATTTTTAAGGGCAACATGTAGGAGATGTGGAAGGGTAAAAATTTCGCAAGAAGAAATAGAAAAATATTCAAGGATATATAACGCAATTAAGAAAAGATGGCCTTCCGCAGCCAGAAGATTAACTGAATATGTAAAGAAAACAGCTATGAAAGCTCAAATATGCCCTCATTGTGGGGAGAAACAATTTAAAATAAAGTTAGAGAAACCTTATAACTTCTATGAGGAGAGAAAAGAAGGAGTAGTTAAGCTAACCCCCTCGGATATAAGAGAAAGATTGGAAAAGGTTCCTGATTCTGACGTTGAAATATTAGGGTATGATCCCACAACCAGCAGACCAGAATGGATGATATTAACTGTTCTACCAGTTCCTCCGATTACTATTAGGCCCTCCATAATGATAGAGAGTGGTATAAGAGCTGAAGATGATCTTACTCATAAATTAGTTGATATAGTTAGAATTAATGAGAGGTTAAAAGAGAGTATAGATGCTGGAGCTCCTCAGCTAATAATAGAAGACTTATGGGATCTCCTTCAATATCATGTGGCAACTTATTTTGATAATGAAATACCCGGCTTGCCTCCGTCTAAGCACAGATCTGGAAGACCATTGAGAACGTTAGCGCAAAGATTAAAAGGAAAAGAAGGTAGATTCAGAGGCAATTTATCTGGTAAGAGAGTCGATTTCTCCTCAAGAACAGTCATATCCCCAGATCCTAATATTAGTATTGATGAGGTAGGTGTACCAGAGATTGTAGCAAGAACACTTACGGTACCAGAGAGGGCTACCATATGGAACATAGAAAAATTAAGACAGTTTGTTATTAATGGTCCAGATAAATGGCCTGGTGCTAATTATGTAATTAGACCAGATGGAAGAAGAATTGACTTAAGATATGTTAAGGATAGAAAAGAACTGGCATCAACACTTGCCCCCGGTTATATAGTAGAGCGTCATCTTGTTGATGGAGATGTTGTTTTATTCAATAGGCAACCATCACTTCACAGGATTTCTATGATGGCCCATAGAGTTAGGGTATTAAAAGGACTTACATTTAGGCTAAACTTACTTGTGTGTCCTCCTTATAATGCAGATTTTGATGGAGATGAGATGAACTTACATGTTCCACAATCAGAGGAGGCAATAGCTGAAGCCAAGGAAATAATGTTAGTCCATAAAAACATTATAACTCCTAGATATGGTGGACCCATAATAGGTGCTGCTCAAGACTATATAAGTGGTGCATATTTACTAACTGTTAAGACTACATTATTGACTAAAGAAGAGGCTCAAGAAATATTAGGTGTAGTTGACGCTAAAATTGATCTTGGAGAGCCTGCCATTCTAGCACCTAAAGAATACTATACTGGAAAACAAATCGTAAGTGCGTTTCTGCCTAAGGACTTTAACTTCCATGGCCAAGCTAACGTTAGTAGCGGGCCTAGATTATGTAAGAATGAAGACTGCCCTCACGATTCGTTTATTGTAATTAAGAATGGGATCTTATTGGAAGGAGTTTTCGACAAAAAGGCCATAGGTAACCAGCAACCAGAGAGTATACTTCATTGGTTAATTAAAGAATATTCTAACGAGTATGGAAAGTGGATAATGGATAACTTATTTAGAGTATTTATAAGATTTATAGAATTGCAAGGATTTACTATGAGGCTTGAAGACGTAACGTTATCGGATGAGGTTAAGAAAGAAATTTATAATGAAATAGATAAGGCTAAAATAGAAGTTAATAATTTAATACAAAAGTATAAAAATGGAGAGTTAGAACCTATACCAGGGAGAACAATAGAAGAAAGTTTAGAAAACTATATTCTTGACACATTAGATAAGTTAAGAAGTACTGCAGGTGATATTGCAAGTAAATACCTAGACCCATTTAATTTTGCGTATATAATGGCAAGAACTGGAGCTAGGGGTAGCGTGTTAAATATTACACAGATGGCTGCCATGCTGGGTCAACAATCAGTTAGAGGTGAGAGAATAAAAAGAGGTTATATGACTAGAACATTACCTCATTTTAAACCATACGATATCTCTCCAGAGGCTAGAGGTTTCATATATTCCTCGTTTAGAAGTGGCTTGAAGCCTGTTGAGTTGTTTTTCCATGCGGCTGGAGGTAGAGAAGGATTAGTAGACACTGCGGTAAGAACGTCACAAAGTGGATACATGCAAAGGAGACTTATAAATGCATTATCAGATTTAAGAGCAGAGTATGACGGTACAGTAAGAAGTTTGTATGGGGAAATTATCCAGGTTGCGTATGGTGATGATGGAGTATTCCCAATGTATTCAGCTCATGGTAAAACCGTAGACGTAAACAGGATTTTAGAAAGAGTTATAGGGTGGAAGACATGA
- the rpsJ gene encoding 30S ribosomal protein S10, producing the protein MPTKARIRLWSTNVENLNYVITQIRGIVEKTGIEMRGPIPLPTSKLEVPIMRLPHGEGRKKWEKWEMRVHKRLIDIAADERVMRQLMRVRVPEDVYIEIQLI; encoded by the coding sequence ATGCCTACAAAAGCAAGAATAAGGTTATGGAGTACTAATGTTGAAAATTTGAATTATGTAATTACGCAGATAAGAGGTATCGTTGAAAAAACAGGAATAGAGATGAGAGGTCCTATACCACTGCCTACTAGTAAACTAGAAGTCCCAATAATGCGACTACCTCATGGTGAAGGTAGGAAAAAATGGGAAAAATGGGAGATGCGCGTACATAAAAGGTTAATAGATATAGCAGCAGATGAGAGAGTAATGAGACAATTAATGAGAGTTAGAGTTCCGGAAGACGTATATATCGAAATCCAGCTAATATAA
- a CDS encoding NusA-like transcription termination signal-binding factor, which translates to MPEIKLTPEEIRYISLFQEVTKANVKDCIIDNENNRIIFLVDSKDMGVAIGKSGTNVKKLRKIIGKDIELVAYSDNLEDLVKNLMSPARVRSVKVVNTNSKKSVYITVDPQDKGLAIGKNGRNVVRAKLILKRYMDIDNVVIV; encoded by the coding sequence CTGCCCGAGATTAAATTAACACCAGAAGAGATTCGTTACATTTCATTGTTTCAAGAAGTTACTAAGGCTAATGTAAAAGATTGTATAATTGACAATGAAAATAATAGAATAATATTTCTGGTCGATTCAAAAGATATGGGAGTCGCGATAGGTAAGAGTGGTACTAACGTTAAAAAGTTAAGGAAAATTATAGGAAAAGATATAGAGCTTGTTGCATATAGTGACAATTTAGAGGACTTGGTGAAAAATCTAATGAGCCCAGCTAGAGTTAGAAGCGTAAAAGTAGTAAATACTAACTCGAAAAAGTCAGTTTATATAACAGTAGATCCTCAAGATAAAGGATTAGCAATAGGTAAGAATGGTAGGAACGTTGTAAGAGCAAAGCTAATTTTAAAGAGGTACATGGATATTGATAATGTAGTAATAGTTTAA